In one window of Macadamia integrifolia cultivar HAES 741 chromosome 2, SCU_Mint_v3, whole genome shotgun sequence DNA:
- the LOC122088166 gene encoding uncharacterized protein LOC122088166 has translation MPNIGQDYSPRFSVDGVLAGSPTFTPLCSNVGTLRSFSYLKLPQQLFKLSILKLDGSSFDVQVAGTASVDELKQAIEDSFNLSPKEGQGKISWSHVWGHFCLCFEGQKLLNDKAYIRSFGIKDGDQLCFIRHLSINYNPVKNSKSCTDYEQETSFSSGSDSLEEKELHGEEGEDYNACCGDQEGKDKYSRNEDGESQDFICHTEFKLAHFLRGWLSYSRLWSRGNLRTRSKSLSSRFAGDYLRVGAKETLL, from the exons ATGCCAAACATTGGCCAAGACTACAGCCCTAGGTTTTCCGTTGATGGTGTTCTAGCAGGTTCCCCTACTTTCACTCCTTTGTGTAGCAATGTTGGAACTCTCCGGAGCTTCTCTTACCTCAAGCTTCCTCAACAGCTCTTCAAGCTCTCTATTCTCAAATTGGATGGTTCTTCCTTTG ATGTTCAAGTTGCCGGGACGGCGTCAGTCGATGAACTCAAGCAGGCGATAGAGGATTCCTTTAATTTGTCTCCGAAGGAAGGTCAAGGCAAAATTTCCTG GTCACATGTATGGGGTCATTTCTGCTTATGCTTTGAAGGTCAGAAACTACTTAACGACAAGGCTTACATCAGAAGTTTTGGGATCAAGGATGGTGATCAG CTTTGTTTTATTCGGCATCTTTCAATCAACTACAACCCAGTGAAGAATTCTAAAAGTTGTACCGATTACGAACAAGAAACAAG TTTCTCATCAGGATCGGATTCTCTTGAAGAGAAGGAACTGCACGGAGAAGAAGGTGAAGATTACAATGCATGTTGTGGTGATCAAGAAGGGAAGGATAAGTACTCCCGCAATGAAGATGGCGAGAGCCAAGATTTTATTTGCCACACAGAATTCAAATTAGCTCACTTCCTTAGAGGTTGGCTCTCATACTCAAGATTGTGGAGCAGGGGGAACCTGAGAACACGTAGCAAATCTCTCAGCTCAAGGTTTGCAGGGGATTACTTAAGAGTTGGGGCAAAGGAGACTCTGCTTTGA
- the LOC122057669 gene encoding ATP synthase subunit b', chloroplastic: protein MANMVVSSSKALITASSLPTTTITSAPTSKPRFQLPQISIPQKLKIKITKHQCDQILASSLKSSAAIAAAVLAMAPPSMAVEMEKAALFDFNLTLPIIMTEFLLLMVALDKIYFTPLGKFMDERDAAIKEKLSSVKDTSAEVKQLEDQASAVMKAARAEISAALNQMKKETTLEVEKQLAEGRKKVEAELSEALANLEKQKEETIKALDSQIVALSDEIVKKVLPVSPN from the coding sequence ATGGCCAACATGGTCGTTTCCTCTTCCAAAGCCCTCATCACAGCCTCCTCCCTTCCAACCACAACTATCACTTCCGCCCCCACATCTAAACCTAGATTCCAACTCCCACAGATCTCAATTCCCcaaaaactcaaaatcaaaatcacaaAGCACCAATGTGACCAGATTCTAGCTTCTTCCCTCAAATCTTCTGCTGCGATCGCCGCTGCGGTTTTAGCGATGGCTCCTCCGTCGATGGCTGTGGAGATGGAGAAAGCAGCACTCTTCGACTTCAACTTGACTTTGCCTATAATCATGACTGAGTTCTTGCTGCTTATGGTGGCGCTTGACAAGATCTACTTCACCCCGCTAGGTAAGTTCATGGATGAGAGAGATGCGGCTATTAAGGAGAAGCTGAGCAGCGTGAAGGACACCTCGGCGGAGGTGAAGCAGTTGGAGGATCAGGCTTCGGCCGTGATGAAGGCTGCTAGGGCGGAGATATCGGCGGCGCTGAACCAGATGAAGAAGGAGACGACGCTTGAGGTGGAAAAGCAGCTGGCCGAGGGGAGGAAGAAGGTGGAGGCGGAGCTCTCGGAGGCGCTAGCCAATTTGGAGAAGCAGAAGGAGGAGACCATTAAGGCTCTTGACTCTCAGATTGTTGCTCTCAGTGATGAGATCGTCAAGAAGGTCCTCCCAGTCTCACCCAATTAA